TGGGTCATCAGATTCTATTCTTTTATCACCTATCTGGATATAATCCACATACAGTTCTCTATCTGCTGAAACACCATGTCTTGATTCATAATGATGGTAATAATTGGTCTTGAAGAGATGCTTTATCTTATGCACCCAGTGGTCTAACCAGGTATAAATATCCTGGTCATTGGGATAAACAATATCTATCTTATGCTTGCCATCACTTAAAGGAACAGTAACTGTATAATCTTTATACTCATCCGTAACAAACCATTCTTTGATTATCTCCCCATCTATTCGAAGTTGGATTAATGGAAAAGAACCTCCATCTTCCTTACCCTTTGCTCTGACAGTGATGGTCTGTTCTTTGATATTTAAACCTAATGCCTCCCATGTAGTCTTATCTGGTATCTCAATCTTGTTATCCAAGGAAGTCATATAAAGTTTATCATCAGCTCCACGAAGGATGGTACCGTTGGGATATTCTAAGTGCGGAAATCGTTCTGGGTCATCGGAAATGCCTTGTAATTTTGAAAATGGGACTGGTTTGACCTTTGAGATATCTAAACCTAAGTTCTCAAGTGTCTGTTTATTTGGTATAAGTTTTTTCTCACCTGCTGGTGTTATCAAGTAGTATTGCTCATCATTAGTTTCAGAGTTTTTTAGTATAGTACCGATTGGATATTCGAAGTGTGGGATTTCATCACCTTTTGGAATGTTTTCTAATTCTGATGTAGATACCGGAATTGCCTTGGATTCGTCAAGGTCTAAGTTTTTTAATGTTGGTTCATCCGGTATTTTTCTTCTTAAGCCATATGCCATCAGGTAATAATCATTATCTGCTTTTAATAATGTGCCATTATCGTATTTTATGAGAAGGATTTCTTCACCATCCGGGATAAGTTCTAATTCCTCATCTGCAAGTGTGATAATTTGAGATTTATCTAATCCTAAGTTATCGAATGTTTTTTCATCTGGAATGCGTTTTTTAGTCCCTGAAACAATCATAAATCTATTGTCTGCTTCGCTTCTAACTAATGTCCCATCAGGGATTAAGGCCGAAAAAAGCAACTTTAAATCAAGGCTATCGACTTTATCATCCAGATTCAAATCGGCATTTTTGTAGCCTAATGTGATTATTTCTCTTTTATCTTCCCAGTTAGGGTCATTGGAGGTTTTACCAAAGGCTTCTTTGAGAAGGTTTAAATTAGAAAGATTATTATTAGCCCACAGGGTAAATATATCTTCCTGGTCTATCTTTTTATCTTTGTTAAAATCAACCTCTTTATATCCAGGTTGGGTTTGTAGTTGAGTTTTATCGTTCCAACCAGTATCACTTGATGTTTTCCCATAAGCCTCTTTAATCAGATTTGCATAAGGCATTCTATATTTTTGCCAGAGGGTAAATATATCCTTTTGGTCAACTATGCCGTCTCGATTAATATCTGCCTGTTTATATCCTTCTTTGACCACTTCTCTTACAACATCTTCTATTGGTACTAATCTTCTTCTCCACCATCCTTGTCGCAACCACTTTATTTTTCTCACCAGATTAACTACATCTTCCCAGCCCGTATCACCTGCTTTTTTATTTAATGCCTGCTCAATTTTATTTAGCATGTTTCTAACAGCACTATCTCTAAAAGAACGAGAATAGGCAAATCTCTTCAGGTCTTCTATGGTTATCTTATCATCCCTATTTTTATCCAGGTTTTTATAGCCAGTTCCAGGGATAGGTACTTCCTTTTCTATTTTCTCCCATTCTGGTTCGCCTTCCTTTTTACCCAATCCCTGTTCAATCTTATTTAGTTGAGCACTAATTTGTGGGGAATGTATCTTCAAGTCAGAGATATTTACTTTAGCATCGTTATTCAAATCGAAATTCTTGTAGCCAGTGTTTGGGATAGGTTTTGTAGTATCTTCCCAGCCAATATCCCCTACTTTTTTCTTCATTGCCTCACGCAACAATCCAAGTCGGACCATATTACCGAATGTTGGGTCAACAGGCTCATCTTCCTTTTTAGGTTGATGAGTAGTAAGTAATAGTTTTGGGTCTAACATAACATTATTAGTAGCCATTTTGGCACCTCCTCTGTAATTATAGTAAGCAGATTTAACGGATTTTAAAACAAAAAAGCCTTCTTGGTTTTAGATTAATGCCAGAAGGTTTAGCTTTCCTTTTTTATTTTCCTGCTGAATTTATGATTACCATAGAGATAGAGACTCATTTTCTTTTTACGCTCCTTGTTAATTTCCCTCCTTTGTGTATATATTATACTACATAATTTTAAGTTTGTCAAGAGTTTTTTTCAATTTTTTTTGTAACTATTCACCACGAAGAGCACGAAGGGCAGGGAGATGTTACAGAACAAATCTTTTTATGCCTTCTTTCAATCTTTCCACATTGAAATTTATCAATAGACCAACCTTAAATAGTAGTCAGTAGTTAGTAGTCACTAATTACTGTCCACTCTTCACCTCTTCCCTACTGACTACTATCTACTCTCTACTATTTTAGGTAATGACTCTATTCGATAATTCATCAAATTTCACTTCGTGCTCTTCGTGTCCTTCGTGGTGAATAGTTACCTGCATTATTTGTAGTTAAGAAAAAGTTGTCCCCAGTTTGTTTTAAGCATCTCATTAACCCTTTTTTCCCCAACAGCAGGATACCAGTATAAATCATGATAAAGCCTTGATGCGGCATAAGACCAGGGGACGATTGGTGTGCGAAGTAAAATATGTTCAAACGGTTTGAGGAAACCGTGATATATTGCCTTCTGACCTTTACTGGCAAAGGTATCACCACACTTAAAGCCAAAGTTGACACCCGATATATCCTCACCCACTACCTCTATTTCATTTGGGTTACCACACCCCAGCCCCATTTCGTGTGCCAGTCGAATGAAGCCGAGAGCGAGTGGGTCAAATCCCTGGATTTTAGCAGAGATAGCATCAATTGCTACCTGGTCAGAACTGGCTAAGATGTAATTTGTAACATGTGGTTCCATACAGCGAGGGCCAGGACCACTGCCCGCAATAGTTCCATCCATCACTGCAAAAATGCCGCTATGAATCTCCTTTTGAATAGTTAAAAGGTCAACCAGGGTCTCATGAATAACGCTGTGTGTCCAGTGTCTTTTTTGGGATAAAAGACCTCCAAAGGCATTCTTCATTGCCCCAGTAATCGTAGTGAACACATGCGTTTTCACGGTTGGCAGGTGAATGATACTCTTCCCCTGAAACATCTTTGGAATAAGAATACCTTCTGGATACACCTTATCCAGAACAAGTATCTTCCCTTTCGGTTCGTATCTTACCCACTCTATAGGTTTCTCATTCAAATAAACCGTAGATAGACCATATTTATCTATCACTAACTTATGTTTATTATTTACCTCTCCGACTCTATCATTGACGACAACAGTGCGATTATGGGCACCAATGATATTTTGTGGTGGATAGCCGTCATTAAGAAGGGTTTTTATTACCCCTTCTAATTGCCAGGGTGTAGTTGAGCACGCCGGATACCAGTGATGCCAGGAAATGTTAATTTTAAGAAGAACAACTTTATCCCTGGGTAAAAAACTCTCATATTCGGCTAATTTCATTAACCGTTTATAATCCTCGAGTACCGTTTCCGGCTTTGTTTTTAAAACTGCAACTTTACTCATTTCTTTAAACCTCCTCTTATGACTCGAAGTAAATTTTTATCCTTCTTTAGCCATACCATCTTCATATTTAAGAAAATATCTAAGAAGTGCGGCTAAAGCCGAAAACCAGTAAAATGGTTCAAAGTCTGTCTTGTCTATAAATATACCACTTATCATATGTCCTATTAAGCCAATTTCAAGTGCTCGACTTAGATTGTGAACATTAATCCCTTGAAATTCTTCTTTTGCTGATTTCCTTACCCGCCATAAATCTGTAAAATTAAAAAATAATAATAACAGGTAAGAGAATAAAGTAATAGTCCCCCCTTGAGCTAAGAACTTTATATATGTATTATGCGGAACAAGTTGTTCGATATTACTATCCCATGGGAGATAGCCTCTAACTACATACTGAAAATTTTCCTGTCCTATACCAATTAAAGGATGCTCTTTCCACATCTCAATACCTGCCTTCCATACATCAATTCGATGAGTGGCTGATGCATCCTCCTCATAAGTCTTAATTGTATTCATTCTCTCCCAATAAATAGGGGGAGCAAACATTATTCCTAACCATATTACTCCACTTAATATAAGGAATGATTTTAATTTCTTTTTTGAGTTAAGGGCAAGGGATAGTAGAACTACTCCAGCACCAATAGAACCACCTCGAGAACCAGTAGCAATGATACAAAAAATTGAGATTGGTAAAAAAATAATACCCGCGATTCTCTCCAATTGATTCTTGCTAAAAATCTTATAGAAAAAAAATGGTATTGTCATTACGACCATGTGGGCAAGGGCATTAGAACCCTTTAACTGACCTCCACCTACCTCTGTTCTTTTCATTGAACCTCCCAGAATGAATGTGCGGATGGCTAAAAGAGATAAGCACCCGCTACCTCCTGATACTATCCAATAGGCAAGATTAAGTTTTTTAAAGGAGTCTGTTAAATTTAGAAAAAGGAGATAAAATATCATTCTTTTACCAAATACATTGGATTCCTCAATACTCTTTTCTGGATAAACGGCATTAATAGTGGAAAGATATGCCACGGCTATTAGTCCTAAAATAGCAATGTTTTGCCAGCATTTAACAAATCTAAAATTTCGTTTAACTATCATATTAAATAACCAACTTCCCACAACTACTGGTGTTATGTAGAATATTGCCCTTGTATCTGATGGAGCATATTTTATATCACATGACATAAGAAAATATAAAAAGATTACGAATAGGACTCCCAAATAAGGCTCAAGGATAATACCTATACCTCCCACAATACATAATCCAATCAGGGTCGCATTCCTGATGGAAACAAGAGGGCATAAAAACAGAAATCCCATCGCCATACATAAAACTATGCTTATCGTAATCATTATTGCCGATGGTAATTCCTTATTATATTTAACCTCTATCCAGAATGAGGTTATCTTTTCTTTCAGAGTATTAAAATATTTCTTCATTTAATATGTCTCCCTTACAGATTATGTAACTACTCAACTTTGGCAAAAAATGCAAAACTCGTTTATAGTTTATGGTTTATAGTTTATTGTTTATAGTCTATAGTCCTTCAACTATCAACTATATATAAACTATCATAAGTTTTTCAAAGAAGTTTGCAAATTTGCCAAAGTTTAGTAACTATTTAGCCATCTGAAGTGAAATAACAGGCAATGGTTGTTAGGTTCAGGGTTCTACTGTCTTACTTCACCTGGGTAAATAATTAACCAGATTATTTATTAACAGCTGTTTTATCTTATAGCAGTCACTAACTTTCTGCCTTGGTCTTTTAAAGATACTATCTACTATTTTTCTATCTCCACCATTTCTTCGGATTATCTCTACGATGTATTCATAAGTTTGTAGCTCTGTGCGAAGGACTTTTAGTCGTAGAGATGGAATAGGAATATCGAGATTAAATTTACTACCAGGATAAAAGGCTAATGCAGTGCCATCTTCGTCATCAAGGTAGATATAAGGGTCATCTTTCCATGAGGCACAACTCCAGAAGCAAATTCCATCAACTTTTGCTTTCCATATTTCCCATAATATATCTATTTCTTTATCATCTTCATTATCACAAAAAGATTTTTTATTTACCGCGGGCAGACTTCCATAAAACCAGATTTCTTCATCCTGCCTATGTCTATTTTCCGCATCAGAAATATCACTCCCCAGTCCAACATTCCATAATCCAACATAGCCATCTAATCTTTTATCTGAGGAAAGATACTCATAATACCGACCAATATCAATTCTAAAAACAAACTTTGCAGATTTAGTATCCATAATTTTCTTTCCCGCACCT
This portion of the bacterium genome encodes:
- a CDS encoding O-antigen ligase family protein: MKKYFNTLKEKITSFWIEVKYNKELPSAIMITISIVLCMAMGFLFLCPLVSIRNATLIGLCIVGGIGIILEPYLGVLFVIFLYFLMSCDIKYAPSDTRAIFYITPVVVGSWLFNMIVKRNFRFVKCWQNIAILGLIAVAYLSTINAVYPEKSIEESNVFGKRMIFYLLFLNLTDSFKKLNLAYWIVSGGSGCLSLLAIRTFILGGSMKRTEVGGGQLKGSNALAHMVVMTIPFFFYKIFSKNQLERIAGIIFLPISIFCIIATGSRGGSIGAGVVLLSLALNSKKKLKSFLILSGVIWLGIMFAPPIYWERMNTIKTYEEDASATHRIDVWKAGIEMWKEHPLIGIGQENFQYVVRGYLPWDSNIEQLVPHNTYIKFLAQGGTITLFSYLLLLFFNFTDLWRVRKSAKEEFQGINVHNLSRALEIGLIGHMISGIFIDKTDFEPFYWFSALAALLRYFLKYEDGMAKEG
- a CDS encoding DUF362 domain-containing protein; amino-acid sequence: MSKVAVLKTKPETVLEDYKRLMKLAEYESFLPRDKVVLLKINISWHHWYPACSTTPWQLEGVIKTLLNDGYPPQNIIGAHNRTVVVNDRVGEVNNKHKLVIDKYGLSTVYLNEKPIEWVRYEPKGKILVLDKVYPEGILIPKMFQGKSIIHLPTVKTHVFTTITGAMKNAFGGLLSQKRHWTHSVIHETLVDLLTIQKEIHSGIFAVMDGTIAGSGPGPRCMEPHVTNYILASSDQVAIDAISAKIQGFDPLALGFIRLAHEMGLGCGNPNEIEVVGEDISGVNFGFKCGDTFASKGQKAIYHGFLKPFEHILLRTPIVPWSYAASRLYHDLYWYPAVGEKRVNEMLKTNWGQLFLNYK